Below is a genomic region from Listeria swaminathanii.
TCTGCAACCATTGCAGCACTTATCTTCTATGTACTAAGACTCTTTCTTTAATAACTTTTAGAGCCTTGCTTATGCGAGGCTCTTTTTATACACATTTTTGAATAAAATGAATAAAAATTAGTATAAAACAAGATTATTTTAAAAACATATTGCATATTTACTCATTTTGATGTATTATAATAAACATCGATAATAACGATTCATTTATTATAAATTACTCAAATACCAAAGGGAGTTGTACTTATGCAGAAGCATTTATTACAAAAGTTCGCAGCAATTTTACTTGTTTTTATATTTGTATTTTCTGGCTTCACTACTGTGTTCGCCGCTGATACTAAGGATGAAACCTTAACTAAAATTCAAGAAAAAGGTGTATTAACAGTCGGACTTTCCGCTGACTATCCACCGTATGAATTTCATCAAACAATCGACGGTAAGGATAAAGTCGTTGGTTTTGATGTAAGCATTGCCGAAAAAATTGCCAAGGATTTAGATGTTAAATTAGATATTAAAGAAATGAACTTCGATAGCTTGCTCGGCTCACTAAAAACTGGCAAGATTGATATGATTATTTCTGGGATGTCACCAACACCAGAACGCCAAAAAGAAGTAGATTTTTCTGATCCATACATGTTCGTCCAACAACGTGTTGTAGTTAGAAAAACGGACAAAGATAAATTTACAAGCGTGAATGACTTTAGCGGTGTTAAAGTTGGCGCCCAAAAACAAACTACCCAAGAAGAATTAGCACAAAATGAACTTGTTGGTTCAGATGTTGTGTCCCTTCAAAAAGTACCCGACCTCATTCTTAACCTAAAAAGCAACAAAGTCGATGCCGTTGTGCTAGAAGGCCCTGTTGCCGAAGCTTATATTAGCCAAGATAAAACACTAGCAATGGCCGATATTAAATTCGTGAACGGTAGCAAAGAAACCGCCATCGCGATGCCAAAAGGTTCCACTGATTTGCAAGCAAAAGTTAACGCATCAATTAAAGATATACAAGATACAGGCTTACTGAAAAAATATCAAAAAGAAGCCAATAAACTAATGTTCCAAGATGGTAGCTTCTATGAAAAATATGGTAACTACTTTATCACCGGTACATTAATCACGATTGCTCTAGCCGCTATCGGCGTATTATGTGGTGCGGTTCTTGGTTCATTACTAGCCTTAATGAAACTAGCGAAAACAAGATGGTTACGCTGGCCAGCAGCATGTTATATTGAATTTGTCCGTGGCACACCGCTACTTATTCAAATTTTCATCGTCTTTTTCGGAACGCAAATCATCGGAATGGACGTATCCGCCTTCGTTTCCGGCTGTATCGCCCTATCCTTAAACAGCGCCGCTTATGTTGCTGAAATTATCCGTGCAGGTATTTCCGCTGTCAATAAAGGCCAAATGGAAGCAGCTCGTTCTCTTGGTATGACGCAAAGTGCAAGCATGCGTTACATCATTTTACCGCAAGCTGTGAAAAACATTCTTCCCGCACTTGGGAATGAATTCGTTACTGTTATTAAAGAATCTTCCATCGTATCCGTGATCGGTGTAACAGAGCTAATGTTTATGACTGGCGTAGTCCAAGGCGCAAGCTTCAAGCCATTTATCCCGCTAATCATTACATCATTAATTTACTTTGTACTAACATTTAGCCTATCAAGACTACTAGGTGTTGCTGAAAGGAGAATGAGAACAAGTGATTGATATTAAAAACCTACACAAACATTTCGGTAAATTAGAAGTCTTAAAAGGTATTGACCTTGAAATCGCATCCGGAGAAGTGGTCGTAGTTATCGGCCCTTCCGGAAGCGGAAAAAGTACTTTCTTACGTTGCCTAAACTTATTAGAACAACCAACATCTGGCACGATTCTGTTCGAAAACAAAGATCTGATGGACAAACAAACCAACGTCAATGAACTTCGTCAAAAAATGGGGATGGTTTTCCAAAACTTCAACTTATTCCCACATAAAAACGTGCTCGAAAACCTAATGTTAGCCCCAATGAAAGTAAAAAATGAAAACAGTGCAGCTGCCAAAAAGCATGCCCTATCTTTACTTGAAAAAGTAGGCTTAGCTAATAAAGCAACCAGCTACCCTTCACAACTTTCTGGCGGACAACAACAACGTGTCGCTATCGCTCGGGCGCTCGCAATGAATCCAGACGTGATGCTATTCGATGAACCGACTTCCGCACTCGATCCAGAAATGGTTGGAGAAGTGTTAAGCGTTATGAAGTCACTTGCTAAAGAAGGTATGACCATGGTCGTCGTAACCCACGAAATGGGCTTTGCACGTGAAGTTGCCGACCGCGTTGTCTTCATGGACGAAGGCGTAATTCAAGAACAAGGCACTCCAGAAGAAGTGTTCGGAAACCCACAAAACGATCGTACAAAAGACTTTTTAGGAAAAGTTTTAGCATAAACAAAGATTGCGTCTCGCCTACTGTTGGTGAGGCGTTTATCTGCACTTATAGAAAAAAGGAGCTAATTAAACATGATGAATAACTCAAAAATCGCAAAAAAACATCAACAAATGCCCGTTAACATTCTTGCTGATATTGGAACACTCGCAAAAACAATGCCTGATATTCTTGATTTATCTATCGGTGATCCCGATTTAATTACAGATCAATCAATTATTAATGCTGCTTTTGAAGATGTGAAAGCTGGCCATACAAAATATACGGAATCTGGTGGAGATATGGAGCTGATTGACGCCATTCGAGGTTATTTCAGCCGCAACTACGACCTTTCCTTTGAGCGCAACCAAATTCGTGCCACAGTTGGCGCACTGCATGGCATGTATTTAACTTTACAGACCATTCTTGATGACGGCGATGAAGTCATTATTCACGAGCCTTACTTCTCCCCTTACAAAGATCAAGTATTAAACTCTGGTGGTACGCCCATTATCATTCCAACTTATGAGAAGGACGACTTTGCGATTAATGTCGATATTTTAGAAGCTGCCATCACTAATAAAACGAAAGCTCTAATTTTAAATTCACCTAACAACCCAACTGGCGCTGTTTTTTCACCAGAAACATTTGAAAAAATCGCTAATTTAGCTAAAAAATACGATTTCTTTATTTTATCTGATGAAGTCTATGATGGTTTTAGTTTTTATGAAGACTTTGTACCAATGGCCAAATTCGCGCCAGACCATACGATTACGTTTGGTAGTATGTCGAAAAATTTCGCGATGACCGGTTGGCGCCTAGGATATATGATTGCTCCTGCCTATCTAAATGAAGCAGCGAAGATTATTAACGAAGGAATTACTTATTCAGCTCCCACACCGTCCCAACGAGCTGCTATATACGCGCTAAATCATTCCGAGACACTCATTCCTTTAGTCGCAGAAACCTTCCAAAAACGCCTAGAATACATCGCAAAACGGGTAAAAGAAATTCCATACCTATCTTTACATCCACTTAAAGGCTCGATTTACGCTTTTATCAATATTTCTAAAACTGGTATGGATTCCGTTTCCTTCACAGAATATGTTTTAAAGGAAACACAAGTCCTTGTTATTCCTGGGCTAGCTTTCGGTGAGTCTGGTGATAATTATGTTCGCCTGGCCGCTACGCAAGACATTAGCGTGCTAGAAGAAGCATTTAACCGCCTAGCCAAATTAACCTTCTAATCAAAAGAGCAAACTCGCTGATTTCGCAAGTTTGCTCTTTTTTATTTTAATTTGATTTCTGCAAAAGAAGAAACAACCATCGATTCTTTTGGAAAAGTAATATTTTTTGTTGCTTCATTTGGCACGATGTACACTTTCAATCCCGCTTGCATCGCAGACAGCGCACCATTTTTCGAATCTTCTATCGCAATCGCTTCTTCTGGTTTCACACCAAGAGCTGCCACTGCTTGCAAATAAAGTGCCGGATGTGGCTTGATTTCATCCACATGATCCGCGGTTTGAATCGTCTCAAAATCCGCTAAAATCCCAAGTCGTTCCAGCGTAGGCTTAATCCAAGCATAACCCGAACTTGTAGCAAGGCCAATTTTATAATCATTCGCTTTTACTTGTTCAAAAAATTCTTTGAAACCATCACGAAAGCCAAGTGATTGTTGGCCAAGATGACAAGCATCCGCCACGGTAGTTAAAAAAGCCTCTTTATCAAAAGCCCCGTTCGTTGCTTCCATCATATAGGTAATAATCGGTTCTTCACTTGTACCGATAATTTGCTGATAAATTTCATCTGGTAAATCAATATCGTACGTGTCTTTCAAGTATTTCATTGTCTCCGTATACCATAAATTCTCCGTATCAAGCATGGTGCCATCAAAATCAAAAACAACCGCCTTCACATGCATCCTCCTAGTATAAGTGATGCTTTCATTGTAACATAGATAAACTATTTTATAAATCTTCGAAAAAGGGTTGCTTTTTTAGTAAAAAACGAATAATATTGAAGTTGTGGTTTTTAATGTTCGTCATTTACCATTAAGCAAGATTTTAAAAAAGGAGTGAAACACACGCATGTTTCAATTAAAAGCAAACGGTACAGATGTTAAAACGGAAGTCATCTCTGGTTTTACTACATTCCTAACGATGGTATATATCGTAGTAGTTAACCCAGCTATTCTCTCCGCAGCAGGTGTTCCATTCAATACTGTCTTCATGGCAACAATCATTTCAGCAGTAATCGGTACATTATGGATGGCGATTTTCGCTAACTATCCAATCGCGATTGCGCCAGGACTTGGTATGAACGCTTACTTCGTCACAGTAGTTACAACACAAAAACTAGATTATTCGGTCGCATTCGCTGCGGTCTTTGTAGCAGGTATTATTTTCTTATTACTATCTTTAACACCGCTTCGTGAAAAAATCATTGAAGCCATTCCACACAACTTGAAAGCCGGGATTACAGCTGGTATTGGTTTATTTATCGCTTTCCTCGGTTTCCGCATGACAGGTATTATCGTTTCTAATGACTCTAACTTAGTAGGTTTAGGTGATTTACATTCTAAAGAAGCCATTTTAGCTATTGTTGGTCTTTTAATCACTTTAATTCTTCTAGCTTTGAACGTTAAAGGTGCTTTATTCATCGGGATGATTGCAACTGGTATTATCGCATTTATCACTGGTGAACTTAAATTTACAGACGGTATTGTTAAACTTCCACCAATGCCAGAATTCGTTTTCACTAATCCACTTAACGCTTTTGGTGATGTGATGAGTTACGGGCTTTACGCCGTCGTCTTGTCTTTCCTGCTCATAACGATTTTTGATACAACTGGAACAATGATCGGTGTTGCTAAAAAAGCCGGCCTAATGAAAGGCGAATCACTACCAAATGCCAAACAAGCATTGA
It encodes:
- a CDS encoding ABC transporter substrate-binding protein/permease translates to MQKHLLQKFAAILLVFIFVFSGFTTVFAADTKDETLTKIQEKGVLTVGLSADYPPYEFHQTIDGKDKVVGFDVSIAEKIAKDLDVKLDIKEMNFDSLLGSLKTGKIDMIISGMSPTPERQKEVDFSDPYMFVQQRVVVRKTDKDKFTSVNDFSGVKVGAQKQTTQEELAQNELVGSDVVSLQKVPDLILNLKSNKVDAVVLEGPVAEAYISQDKTLAMADIKFVNGSKETAIAMPKGSTDLQAKVNASIKDIQDTGLLKKYQKEANKLMFQDGSFYEKYGNYFITGTLITIALAAIGVLCGAVLGSLLALMKLAKTRWLRWPAACYIEFVRGTPLLIQIFIVFFGTQIIGMDVSAFVSGCIALSLNSAAYVAEIIRAGISAVNKGQMEAARSLGMTQSASMRYIILPQAVKNILPALGNEFVTVIKESSIVSVIGVTELMFMTGVVQGASFKPFIPLIITSLIYFVLTFSLSRLLGVAERRMRTSD
- a CDS encoding amino acid ABC transporter ATP-binding protein, whose amino-acid sequence is MIDIKNLHKHFGKLEVLKGIDLEIASGEVVVVIGPSGSGKSTFLRCLNLLEQPTSGTILFENKDLMDKQTNVNELRQKMGMVFQNFNLFPHKNVLENLMLAPMKVKNENSAAAKKHALSLLEKVGLANKATSYPSQLSGGQQQRVAIARALAMNPDVMLFDEPTSALDPEMVGEVLSVMKSLAKEGMTMVVVTHEMGFAREVADRVVFMDEGVIQEQGTPEEVFGNPQNDRTKDFLGKVLA
- a CDS encoding pyridoxal phosphate-dependent aminotransferase, which produces MNNSKIAKKHQQMPVNILADIGTLAKTMPDILDLSIGDPDLITDQSIINAAFEDVKAGHTKYTESGGDMELIDAIRGYFSRNYDLSFERNQIRATVGALHGMYLTLQTILDDGDEVIIHEPYFSPYKDQVLNSGGTPIIIPTYEKDDFAINVDILEAAITNKTKALILNSPNNPTGAVFSPETFEKIANLAKKYDFFILSDEVYDGFSFYEDFVPMAKFAPDHTITFGSMSKNFAMTGWRLGYMIAPAYLNEAAKIINEGITYSAPTPSQRAAIYALNHSETLIPLVAETFQKRLEYIAKRVKEIPYLSLHPLKGSIYAFINISKTGMDSVSFTEYVLKETQVLVIPGLAFGESGDNYVRLAATQDISVLEEAFNRLAKLTF
- a CDS encoding HAD family hydrolase — protein: MKAVVFDFDGTMLDTENLWYTETMKYLKDTYDIDLPDEIYQQIIGTSEEPIITYMMEATNGAFDKEAFLTTVADACHLGQQSLGFRDGFKEFFEQVKANDYKIGLATSSGYAWIKPTLERLGILADFETIQTADHVDEIKPHPALYLQAVAALGVKPEEAIAIEDSKNGALSAMQAGLKVYIVPNEATKNITFPKESMVVSSFAEIKLK
- a CDS encoding NCS2 family permease; the encoded protein is MFQLKANGTDVKTEVISGFTTFLTMVYIVVVNPAILSAAGVPFNTVFMATIISAVIGTLWMAIFANYPIAIAPGLGMNAYFVTVVTTQKLDYSVAFAAVFVAGIIFLLLSLTPLREKIIEAIPHNLKAGITAGIGLFIAFLGFRMTGIIVSNDSNLVGLGDLHSKEAILAIVGLLITLILLALNVKGALFIGMIATGIIAFITGELKFTDGIVKLPPMPEFVFTNPLNAFGDVMSYGLYAVVLSFLLITIFDTTGTMIGVAKKAGLMKGESLPNAKQALMADAVATSVGSMFGTTPTSAYIESSAGVATGGRTGLTTLTVAILFMVSAFFAPLVGAVSGISAITAPALIIVGSMMIGAVKEIDWDTLDEAFPAFLVILAMPLTSSIAIGLAFGFISYPVLKVFTGKWRELNWFLIVIAALFFILVAFLPH